A region of the Drosophila subobscura isolate 14011-0131.10 chromosome J, UCBerk_Dsub_1.0, whole genome shotgun sequence genome:
gagagagaaaagaatttgAGACGTGCAAGggtggaaaggaaagaaaaaaaaaagtttattgcaCTGAATAACCGCAAGACGGATTTTGTATGTGCATGATTGTGTGCGGTGCggctgagtttttttttgttgtttctctgggtttttttttggtgtttattttcagCGGCCGAAATCGGAAGCGCTTCTACGATGGAGGTACCGTGTGAGTAAAAtagttatatatgtatgtaaaattgaAACGATGTCTTGTTTGGGCACAATGGTCCATTAGCAAAGGCGAATAGAGTCAAGActaagagaaaaaaaaaaaaaaaacagacagccTAAGCCCCAAACACATATGCCttcacattaaaaaaaaaaaaaaaaatagagggTATCTACGCATATGCAAGTGCAGGTacagctgttttgtttgtctacacattttttttccatggCTTCACCCTTCTTTAGTTTCCCCTCTCCCATgtgcatttattgtgcatttaattatatttccttttgcttctttttgcttctattgatttttaaaatcgttacatttagtttatttttagcataattgaTTACTGGGTAGAATTAATgggaatgaatatttttatgggaaatttaattaatgtttattagtactaaataaatatttataatgattgaATAGAGTATTAGTGTTTGATCTCCTACAGCAAGCCCCTGTAGGCCTCTCGAAGATAAAGGGGTCTTGTAActagtttatttattcttggTGATTGCAAGACCAAGGTAGGGTGGGCGTAAATGTGCCTCGCAAACACCTGAGGTatgctgtccgttgtccgttttACACCTGTAGTTATTGTCTTCCGTTTTAGGCGTTGCACTCTTCCGTCCGGTTTATGGCTTTTTGTATGcacgtttcatttttttttaaagtaataATAAGGTAGGCCTTAGCTTGGACCAAGAACACCACACTCGTAGCCGACGAGCCAGCAGCCGGAATAAATATAAGCGTGCCGTCCAATGCTAAGAATAACATCTTGCCTAATCATGGGTTATCCATTACAcagcgcagcagcaagcagcataCAAAAGAGCAAGCAAAAAATTCTTGATAGTTCATAAACCCCGAGGCATGGTAGAGTGGGGAGCAAATCCTGTGTCGGTGCCATTAACGAGGCATTGGCCTTTATGCAGCTTGCAGCTCACAATTCGCATCCTGTGCCAAAAGCAGCTTCTCCCCTCTGAAACTTTTCCATACGCTCGACAATGAGCTTTGTTGTTGGCGCCTTTTGGCGCCAGCCATTTTGCCACCCTAAGCTACTGGCCAACACGGGCAGAATCTATTTCCTCCAACCATCTCTTTCAATTATCCAgataattttttttgcatgtttttcgTTCGATTTTCGGTTTTATTCAGTTTATTCTGTTCACAGCATTTAATGTaattggtttggtttcggttctgtttggtttcggtttggaGTATCCACTGAAATATGgcagaaataaatgtatttcctCTAACTGGTTTAATCTGATTTGTTTTTCGCGGCTTGGcataataaaaacaacttaaTTAGATTGAGTTTTTGTGTGGTTCAGGCTGGCATGGGACGAGCCTTTGTTCAGCCCATATCTTACGCATTGAAAGTGGTCGACGGATGAAACAAACGGGAACAGGGAACGGGGAGCCACATAATGTGGTCagaatatgaatatttttagcGGGCTGCTTGAGCAGTTTGTGAAAGATGAATCCAGTGTGTATTCCCCTGCTCTGAAAACTCGTCAAACACATTTCGCCTTGCCTCAGTGGTTTCCTATTACATTTTATGGCCCTGAGCTTAGTGGACAAAAAAGCCTCAAACTCAATAAATAtgcttataaatatatttgcctAGACACAATCACATTATTTTATGGGATATAGGATAACCAAAAACAGGATACCCCAAGCTTCtacccaaaaacaattctcaaGACATTTTTCATTCCAGTTATCTGCGGTGTGGGCGTCGATGTCTATATGCATGGCTTCCAGGCGGGACTCTATATACTGTAAGCCATGTTAAGCGTGAAATCCTCCCCTTGAGCAGTGCGTTAATTTCTGGTCAGTTTTTCAGCTCTTCTGGTGATGTTCATCGAGGTCAAGTGGCTGGTTACGCTATTCCTGCAGCTCCAATGTTCCGAGTGAGTACATAACCATTCATATAACTGTATTTATGATTACGATTTTAATTGCTTCCAGGGATAACTATCAGAGGAGCTTGAGAGGGTCCTGCGGCTGCTTGGGCTGCTGGCGCGTGTCGTGCTCCTTCTGCGGCGGCTGGCGACCCACGCCCATCTATGCGATTATTGGCATCTGCCTGATACTCTATCCGCATAATCTGTGGCTCAGCTATGTGGCTGgcatgttcctgctgctgctcggcctcCTGCGACTCTGCACACTGCTCCGATTCAGTCCTGCCAAAGACGAAGGCCTCCTGCCGCAATGCGACTTTGAAAAGTGAAGAAAGAGAAGCCAAAACTTTGCTTTGTATTTGATTGTTTGCTTTCTACTTGTAGGGTGTCCAGTTTTGTGGATAATATGGAGGATGACTTTGCGGAGGTTAGTGCCTCGCAAACAGTCTTGGATCAGGAGGACGATGAAGACGATGGCGACGAGGAACCCACCATTGACGATGATGTTTGCTAATAGTTAAGAAGCTATGAAATGAATGCTTAAGTTTTCATTATACGAATTAATTCAAGAGAATGGGAAACCATTAGCATTAATATTAATCAGGTTTCAATAGGCTCAATGAGAATCATAAGCGAAATACTCGTATCTTGTTTTGTCAGTTTTAGTTCCATCTTTTCTTTATCGAAGGTTAATTTTCCACAAGTAAAAACTGCATTATAGTCTTCGTCTCGTTTGAAAGGTTCTGAAAAGTTTCTGTTTTGTCTTCTGATCTCATTTGATTAGAATGATATGATTTCATCTCTGATTAGAATTTTTGGGAGAATTTATAACGGGCATAAAAGTTGTGCCGCGGCATTAGAAGCGCCTCACAACGTTCTCCCTCGCTTCATTTGGTCGAAGGTCTCTCTCACagttttttcccttttgccctAGTAAAAACttcattttaatttagttttttatttgactttgtGGCAAATGGATTGCCCACATGACTGAATGCCAAGAGAATGGGCTGTTGGTCCCGACCAATCCACTCCTCTTCTACTTCCACAAAAGCTCGCTCATGGccctcgtcgtcgtcttcaTTGGACTCATCATTGGACTGTTCATTCGAAAAGTAACGATGGTGGCCATAATCACCATGGTGGCCATAATCACCATGGTGGCCATAATCACCATGGTGTCCATGATGCTGTCCGTAATCCCCGTGATGTCCATGGGAAGGAGGTTCTGGATTGTAGGCTCGATGTGAATGCGAGCCAGGGTAACCTGGTGGGCCGGGGGGGCCAACTGGGCCGGGAAATCCGGGGTAGCCCTTGTCGCCTGGATGCCCTTTTGGCCCTTGATCTCCCTTGGAACCCTTCATTCCTGGATACCCTTTCACGCCTGGTGGGCCCACGGGCCCAGGTGCTCCTGGTGGCCCTGGGGGTCCCGGAGGGCAATTACAATGCTGAGGCGGTTGTGGATACGGATAGCCATGCGGCGGATATGGCgaatgatggtgatgatgatcgTAATGATCGTGGTCCGGGGTGATGATCACTTCATGCggtggtggagctggagccggagctggagctggagccggagcgGGATTGCCGGTCATCAGCGTGATGTGGCGTGGCCCAAAGGTttcagtctctgcctctgccgcagcAATCACCGGCAGTAGTACTGCCAGGGCAAAGATAATCCAGTAATTCGGAAAGCAAACTCTCAAACGCGACTTCATTCTGCAAACTAACCCAAAATCAGATCATCAGCAGCTCTTTTATATCCCAGAGAGAATGGCAAGTGGTGGAGAATCAGTCAAACTACCGTTGGAATAGCTCATTCCaagatttatgcattttgtcTGGCGATTATTGTCTTGTATATTATTGTCTATGCAAATGCCTCTTGTCTCTTAAACTAAGCCAACTATTAATAAGTTtatcaaatgtgtgtgtgcatgattTGCATGAAactcaatgaatgaatgaatgggttCTCTTTCGCATTGCTAAAAGAACTTTCACAGGCCAAGACCCCCTTGCGATAGAGCGATGAAAAGTGAATTCGTGAGCGAATTGATGAATGCTAAATGACTAAactaaataccaaaaaaaaggggacATATGTAAGCATTTACAATTCTTAATTGAATAAACTTTTACTTACTTGCTGTAAACTGCCAAAAGACTCTTAAGACTCACAAATGTTCAGTCCACTCCAtgccaaagaaaaagcttTATTCTTCATCtatttcttgttgctgctgttttggtatgaatttctttattattccttttgttatgtgtgtgtgtgaattggAGCCCCGCCCACAAAAAACTTTAACAGAATTCTCGTTTTGTGGGCAGAGAGATCTCTCCTAACAAATACTCACGCTTCAGTCTAAAACTTTTAGTTACTgggggggagggaggtagGATTGGGTGGGACTTGCTGTAATATTTCTTCgagtttttcttgtttgctcttttaacatacatacacatacactcgtATGTTCATACATGTGTCTGTAAATAGTTGTAACTTTTAAAgttagtttttatttgctttggttttttttgttttttttttttggtatttctcTTACATGTTTGCTATGcaataaacatatttaataatatttgtttatagtaatatattttgtttaactATTATTCTCTTTGTTGGGTTTGTCTTCGTTGAGAAAACATTTGAGGTAGCTGCGTTTTTatgttgcatttaattgttataCTCGTAcgtagatgtatgtatatacgcTTGATAATCCctgatatatttatatatatatagtatatagtggtagttgttgttgctgttgcatctgGTGGCTAAGAAGAGCTTCGcttgaaacaaaaaataataagagCAAAAATCgagcgaaacaaaacgaaaactttaactaaaatttatatttattttattttgtatatataatataatataatattacGATAGATATTACTCATGAACATATACatagaaaatattgaaatatgtgtttgtttaaattaaaataaag
Encoded here:
- the LOC117893331 gene encoding collagen alpha-1(IX) chain; this encodes MKSRLRVCFPNYWIIFALAVLLPVIAAAEAETETFGPRHITLMTGNPAPAPAPAPAPAPPPHEVIITPDHDHYDHHHHHSPYPPHGYPYPQPPQHCNCPPGPPGPPGAPGPVGPPGVKGYPGMKGSKGDQGPKGHPGDKGYPGFPGPVGPPGPPGYPGSHSHRAYNPEPPSHGHHGDYGQHHGHHGDYGHHGDYGHHGDYGHHRYFSNEQSNDESNEDDDEGHERAFVEVEEEWIGRDQQPILLAFSHVGNPFATKSNKKLN
- the LOC117893816 gene encoding uncharacterized protein LOC117893816 codes for the protein MHGFQAGLYILFSALLVMFIEVKWLVTLFLQLQCSEDNYQRSLRGSCGCLGCWRVSCSFCGGWRPTPIYAIIGICLILYPHNLWLSYVAGMFLLLLGLLRLCTLLRFSPAKDEGLLPQCDFEKVSSFVDNMEDDFAEVSASQTVLDQEDDEDDGDEEPTIDDDVC